A genomic window from Sphingobacterium spiritivorum includes:
- a CDS encoding FimB/Mfa2 family fimbrial subunit, whose translation MNKNMQPDSMIQTEMIKRYLKRIYIQLLMIAMLVAINGCIKDDLTRYTFDVTLSFTDRAGSCPDKIVYTGTTAMTVYAFDEKGYFAEKISQKDIDFAPESTMKITLPQGNYTLIAWAGTAQGQFEDRLLIKGETHIDELDMPTFTRSSGLRAMPDQVLFQGVLKNINAETAAYAPAQRIDLRNITKPLNVSLEKYDAQKNYQIRISHNAALCQFQTAELRDAGDHYTVTQLQEQKETATYTAQTALLWRLEDRNPTITIRDMETGADIFSASVKELLEKLPQLNLNCEPAVDIKIIRKFPTQVGITVIINGWILVESEGSV comes from the coding sequence ATGAACAAGAATATGCAACCTGACAGCATGATACAGACGGAAATGATAAAACGATATCTCAAACGCATATACATACAGCTCCTGATGATCGCCATGCTGGTGGCCATAAACGGATGTATAAAGGATGATCTCACACGATACACATTTGATGTGACGCTCAGCTTTACTGACAGAGCCGGAAGTTGTCCCGACAAAATCGTATATACAGGTACAACAGCGATGACCGTATATGCATTTGACGAAAAAGGATATTTTGCAGAAAAAATATCCCAAAAGGATATAGATTTCGCTCCCGAAAGCACTATGAAGATAACCCTCCCGCAGGGAAACTACACCCTCATTGCATGGGCAGGAACAGCACAGGGACAGTTTGAAGACAGGCTGCTCATAAAAGGAGAAACACATATCGATGAACTGGACATGCCTACATTCACACGCAGCAGCGGATTAAGAGCAATGCCCGATCAGGTACTCTTTCAGGGAGTATTAAAAAATATAAACGCCGAAACTGCAGCATATGCCCCGGCTCAACGCATTGACCTGAGAAATATAACCAAACCACTCAATGTATCGCTTGAAAAATACGATGCACAAAAAAATTACCAGATCAGGATCAGTCACAATGCCGCACTATGCCAGTTCCAGACGGCTGAACTCCGGGACGCAGGAGATCACTATACAGTCACACAGCTGCAGGAACAAAAAGAAACCGCAACATACACCGCACAGACGGCACTCCTGTGGAGACTCGAAGACCGAAATCCGACCATTACCATAAGAGATATGGAAACAGGTGCGGATATATTCAGTGCAAGTGTAAAAGAACTGCTGGAAAAACTACCGCAGCTCAACCTCAACTGTGAGCCTGCTGTAGATATAAAGATCATCAGAAAATTCCCAACTCAGGTAGGGATCACAGTCATCATCAACGGATGGATACTGGTCGAATCGGAAGGTTCGGTATAA
- a CDS encoding FimB/Mfa2 family fimbrial subunit, with translation MERIRLPILLIMCIYTVTLISCIKEKTIIDDTLPEAGNTTELTFAVSMPGLSQNISTYAITENEENKVSTIDILVFEMSGGNEKYAYRVAGRNIRPLTANSIRFQATVQTDNTKKYRLVAIANARAAVNSNSIDYTVGTAKASILDKLLINKPGVWNTTSSADYSPLPMWGESLPDLSITGSTGTITLNMLRSQARVDVIVEPTLIMRFRMTSVSIYNSSSNARIAPVAANLDPSGLKVTTPSIPASLQINSTPLVYIPDPVNQPFETVNSIRQIYLFEKAKAASAGASEALSLIIGGHYDGSSTETYYKIELLSATATPAPLDLLRNHHYILKIVEISGEGYATKEAALAARPSNMQTSVLTLDGANQKITYFDEQYYLSMNNTNALFASNIAASVNINIQTNAPGWTHTPNGTWFTATKETVRIPNGFGGYSEILDMLVIKAPINTTGFMRQGSVTVTAGKIKVEIDVKQE, from the coding sequence ATGGAAAGAATACGACTACCGATACTGCTGATCATGTGTATCTACACCGTTACACTGATTTCCTGTATCAAGGAAAAAACCATCATCGATGATACCCTGCCGGAAGCAGGTAATACCACAGAACTTACTTTTGCTGTCAGCATGCCCGGTCTGTCACAGAATATCAGTACTTATGCCATCACTGAAAATGAAGAAAACAAGGTCAGCACCATAGATATACTCGTGTTTGAAATGAGTGGCGGTAATGAAAAGTATGCATACCGGGTAGCCGGAAGAAATATCAGACCATTGACAGCCAACAGCATCCGGTTTCAGGCAACCGTACAAACTGACAATACCAAAAAGTACCGACTTGTGGCCATTGCAAATGCAAGGGCAGCAGTCAATTCAAATTCAATTGATTATACTGTCGGAACTGCCAAAGCAAGTATACTAGATAAGCTGCTGATCAATAAGCCAGGGGTATGGAACACCACTTCCTCTGCAGACTACAGCCCCCTGCCTATGTGGGGAGAATCACTGCCAGATCTGAGCATCACCGGCAGCACAGGTACGATCACACTGAATATGCTCAGAAGTCAGGCCAGAGTAGATGTTATCGTAGAGCCTACGCTGATCATGAGATTCCGGATGACAAGTGTCAGCATATACAACAGCAGTTCCAATGCAAGGATAGCACCGGTGGCCGCTAATCTGGATCCGTCGGGGCTGAAAGTAACCACTCCCTCCATACCTGCTTCTCTGCAAATCAACAGCACTCCACTGGTCTATATCCCGGATCCTGTGAACCAGCCGTTTGAAACCGTAAATTCCATTCGGCAAATATACCTCTTTGAAAAAGCAAAGGCAGCATCTGCAGGAGCATCGGAAGCACTTTCGCTCATCATTGGAGGGCATTATGATGGCAGCAGCACAGAAACGTATTACAAAATTGAGCTTCTGTCAGCAACAGCCACACCTGCGCCACTGGATCTGCTCAGAAATCACCATTATATACTCAAAATTGTAGAAATAAGCGGAGAGGGCTATGCAACTAAAGAAGCAGCTCTTGCAGCCAGACCTTCTAATATGCAGACATCTGTACTGACACTGGACGGTGCCAACCAAAAGATTACCTATTTTGATGAACAGTATTACCTGAGTATGAACAACACAAATGCGCTATTTGCTTCCAATATTGCAGCATCTGTAAATATAAATATACAGACAAATGCACCTGGATGGACACATACACCAAATGGAACTTGGTTTACGGCTACAAAGGAAACTGTAAGAATTCCGAATGGCTTTGGGGGCTATTCTGAGATACTCGATATGCTGGTTATCAAAGCACCCATTAATACCACAGGATTTATGAGACAAGGCTCAGTCACTGTCACAGCGGGTAAAATAAAAGTAGAAATAGATGTGAAACAGGAATAA
- a CDS encoding BACON domain-containing protein — protein sequence MKQRFFLTIYLLLLISLAGCKKIDSIGEETKPNEQEVTLRLLMPQQNSTVSTYAISEVGQNSIHHLDVLAFRIADDGKEYYAYHKKAVLLRPNQGATTLDFHVDLLKSKDKFRFVLIANAATQLQTALNGLPANTEKETVMSRITYGITTKWNAGSSGNFTPLPMWGESETIDGINNNTQKFSVNMLRSLAAIDVQVTANDFVMTQVYVYNMSGKGRIAPLPGNYDANEYEVKAPSIPAGTNRLTAQEYVSGTKGLAGEIFLFESAAPGNTGDSNATGLVIAGKYAGSTVVTYYRVELTDDQQKLLPVLRNHRYVIDITKVHAAGYNSAAAAWASKPVNMTATVTAWNEIPGADSNMPLQYLKVDVAKVGISGLQGETTFTIWTNAPTSAVNLTLPLWLVNLGSNRVGNKITYKFFVAQNNSTTTVRSGNINVKVGRLTGTVDVKQGARPIDLGPDYGFYVFANDLLYAAFWFRVANVQDGNVSALDASLTQKEGEPYPESCVANLGPGARLPTIQELRQLMPTDHNARLAVNQAISAQKGTGLIYFQTSGAGSLTDPYLSSSSATVLDPTSSNTVFLMIRSNLGAAYDTDRKFPLQGYGNNKARCVISK from the coding sequence ATGAAACAAAGATTTTTTTTAACCATCTACCTGCTGTTACTTATTTCACTCGCAGGCTGTAAAAAGATTGATAGTATTGGAGAAGAGACTAAGCCAAATGAGCAGGAAGTTACACTGCGTCTGCTCATGCCGCAACAGAATAGTACAGTCAGTACTTATGCGATCAGCGAAGTCGGTCAGAACAGTATCCACCACCTGGATGTACTGGCTTTTCGTATAGCCGATGACGGAAAGGAATATTATGCCTATCACAAGAAAGCCGTATTGCTACGCCCTAATCAGGGGGCTACAACACTAGACTTCCATGTGGACCTGCTCAAGAGTAAAGACAAGTTTCGTTTTGTGCTCATTGCCAATGCGGCAACCCAACTGCAGACCGCCCTTAACGGTCTGCCCGCCAACACAGAGAAGGAAACAGTGATGAGTCGTATAACGTATGGGATCACGACCAAATGGAATGCCGGCAGTTCAGGTAATTTTACCCCTCTGCCCATGTGGGGGGAGAGCGAAACAATAGACGGCATCAACAACAACACACAGAAATTCAGCGTCAACATGCTCAGAAGTCTGGCTGCCATAGATGTGCAGGTGACTGCTAATGATTTTGTGATGACACAGGTGTACGTATACAATATGTCCGGTAAAGGTCGCATAGCACCTCTTCCGGGTAACTATGATGCTAATGAGTATGAGGTAAAGGCTCCCAGCATACCTGCAGGTACCAACAGGCTGACCGCTCAGGAATACGTATCGGGAACGAAGGGTCTGGCCGGTGAAATCTTTCTTTTCGAAAGTGCTGCACCAGGCAATACTGGTGATAGTAATGCCACAGGTCTGGTCATAGCAGGCAAGTATGCCGGCAGTACTGTTGTGACCTATTATCGTGTGGAACTGACGGATGATCAGCAAAAGTTGTTGCCTGTACTGCGCAACCACCGATACGTCATTGACATTACTAAAGTACATGCCGCAGGTTATAATTCAGCTGCAGCGGCCTGGGCCAGTAAACCTGTAAATATGACAGCCACCGTAACAGCCTGGAATGAAATCCCAGGGGCGGACAGCAATATGCCTCTACAATACCTGAAGGTGGATGTAGCAAAAGTCGGAATAAGCGGATTGCAGGGGGAAACGACTTTTACCATATGGACCAATGCACCTACATCTGCTGTAAATCTGACCCTGCCATTGTGGTTAGTGAATCTGGGAAGTAATAGGGTCGGTAACAAAATTACTTACAAGTTTTTTGTTGCTCAAAACAACAGTACAACAACAGTTCGGTCAGGAAATATCAATGTAAAGGTTGGCAGACTTACCGGCACGGTAGATGTAAAACAAGGGGCCAGACCTATCGATCTGGGGCCAGATTACGGCTTTTATGTATTTGCTAACGATTTGCTGTATGCAGCATTTTGGTTTCGGGTTGCAAATGTACAGGACGGAAATGTTTCAGCATTAGACGCTTCCTTAACACAGAAAGAGGGTGAGCCCTATCCTGAAAGTTGCGTAGCGAACCTCGGGCCAGGTGCCAGACTGCCTACTATACAAGAACTCAGACAACTGATGCCAACCGACCACAACGCACGTCTGGCAGTAAATCAGGCTATTTCAGCTCAAAAAGGTACTGGCCTCATATATTTTCAAACGTCAGGGGCAGGATCGCTTACAGACCCGTATCTGTCCTCTTCCTCTGCTACTGTGCTTGACCCTACTTCAAGTAACACTGTATTTTTAATGATCAGATCCAATTTAGGTGCAGCATATGATACAGACCGAAAATTTCCTCTTCAGGGTTATGGCAATAATAAGGCCCGCTGCGTAATTTCAAAATAA
- a CDS encoding Mfa1 family fimbria major subunit (Members of this family are fimbrial shaft proteins (major subunit proteins), found in the Bacteriodetes. The family is named for Mfa1 from Porphyromonas gingivalis, and is related to but distinct from the family of FimA from the species.) encodes MNNKLTTKRMSMKKYALIALAGLTLAACKKQGGEIPTVNPEEGKDASLSLSITSAANIGTYASTVGSDNGTDNEKKVNTVDVFLYSEEGSLTPAGYERFSGTDANLSTPKKIKTKTGRKRIYIGINLPQSLVDLLKAGYSAMENPQPVNMEQLATPNDGVMMFSQSVTSLDIKEGDDPDNKVTIPVARLLSKAGVLQGSNLSLTDIQGGTVSDMQYTLAQRNRKIVVGQLYDFKDANWAYINPFVSGTSGALTAEYQANFTAVLSTDYKAVDASNTANNALKTVYIPENTAENPAPTQVTYIQVRAKFTPTKLEDGATPNADGTFHVVFGQKGTNNSLHQLYFADKTKADAEAADKKYNDGTKQRAVVLTYNQGYCYFRLYLNEDKVAGATKLGILRNTFFKAQITKIKGLGTPIEGQIPGTPGTPGNPGGGVTPPNPVDPTQPVNPGNLDANIQATITITPWTLITSEHEI; translated from the coding sequence ATGAATAATAAATTAACAACAAAAAGAATGAGTATGAAAAAGTATGCACTTATTGCACTTGCAGGGCTGACCCTTGCAGCATGTAAAAAACAGGGTGGGGAAATCCCTACCGTCAACCCGGAGGAGGGCAAAGATGCCAGCCTGAGCCTGAGCATTACCTCAGCTGCCAATATCGGCACCTATGCATCTACGGTAGGAAGTGATAACGGTACCGATAACGAAAAAAAAGTCAATACTGTGGATGTATTCCTGTACAGTGAAGAAGGAAGCCTCACCCCGGCCGGATACGAAAGATTTAGCGGAACAGATGCCAACCTCTCTACCCCAAAAAAAATCAAAACAAAGACCGGTAGAAAAAGAATATATATAGGTATCAACCTTCCTCAGTCGCTGGTCGATCTGCTAAAGGCCGGTTACTCCGCTATGGAGAATCCTCAGCCCGTTAATATGGAACAACTGGCAACGCCTAATGACGGTGTCATGATGTTCAGTCAGTCCGTAACCTCTCTGGATATCAAAGAAGGTGATGATCCGGACAACAAGGTCACCATCCCGGTAGCACGTCTGCTGTCAAAAGCTGGTGTATTGCAAGGCAGCAACCTGTCCCTCACTGATATACAGGGCGGAACAGTATCCGATATGCAGTATACCCTGGCACAACGTAACAGGAAGATCGTTGTGGGACAGCTATACGACTTCAAAGATGCAAACTGGGCTTATATTAATCCATTTGTTTCGGGTACCAGTGGTGCTTTAACAGCTGAATATCAAGCTAACTTCACAGCCGTACTCAGCACAGACTATAAGGCTGTAGACGCAAGTAATACAGCCAATAATGCGCTCAAGACCGTATACATACCGGAGAATACAGCCGAAAACCCTGCTCCGACACAAGTCACCTATATACAGGTAAGAGCTAAATTCACCCCGACAAAACTGGAAGACGGAGCAACACCAAATGCTGACGGTACCTTCCATGTCGTATTCGGACAGAAAGGCACAAATAATTCGCTGCATCAGTTGTACTTCGCAGATAAAACAAAAGCAGATGCCGAAGCCGCTGACAAGAAATACAACGACGGAACTAAACAAAGAGCTGTTGTCCTCACCTATAACCAGGGCTACTGCTACTTCCGTCTGTATCTCAATGAAGATAAGGTGGCCGGAGCAACCAAACTGGGCATACTTCGTAATACATTCTTCAAGGCGCAGATTACAAAAATCAAAGGACTCGGTACACCAATCGAAGGACAGATACCGGGAACTCCGGGAACTCCGGGTAATCCGGGGGGTGGCGTAACACCTCCAAACCCTGTAGATCCTACACAACCGGTTAATCCGGGTAACCTGGACGCTAATATTCAGGCAACCATCACCATCACACCATGGACGCTGATCACCAGTGAACATGAAATATAA
- a CDS encoding FimB/Mfa2 family fimbrial subunit: MKRIRLPILLIMCIYTVTLISCIKEKTIIDDTLPEAGNTTEVTFAVSMPGLSQNISTYAITDNEENKVSTIDVLVFEMSGGNEKYAYRVAGRNIRPLTANSIRFQATVQTDNTKKYRLVAIANARAAVNSNSIDYTVGTAKASILDKLLIDKPGVWNTTSSADYSPLPMWGESLPDLSITGSTGTIALNMLRSQARVDVKVEPTLAPVFRMTSISVYNSNANGRIAPEASRYNVGEKKVTSPSIPTTLQTNSTPLVYNISNPLKSEQEIYLFEKAAASAGVSGALSLIIGGHYDGSSTETYYKLEFLSAAATPVPLAVLRNHKYVFNIKEVSGEGYLTKAAALSGKPSNIQGSVVTINLGDMPVIYFDEHYYLAMQTDLVNFMTSQGTGQFYKIKTDFPGGWTWESDQPSWLSMNPHINGGNEGANIIVGLLPGIGDNPRHGILTITAGKIRARIKVYQGYGTNPLPDIP; the protein is encoded by the coding sequence TTGAAAAGAATACGACTACCGATACTGCTGATCATGTGTATCTACACCGTTACACTGATTTCCTGTATCAAGGAAAAAACCATCATCGATGATACCCTGCCGGAAGCAGGTAATACCACAGAAGTTACTTTTGCAGTCTCAATGCCCGGTCTGTCACAGAATATCAGTACTTATGCCATCACTGATAACGAAGAAAACAAGGTCAGCACCATAGACGTACTCGTGTTTGAAATGAGTGGCGGTAATGAAAAGTATGCATACCGGGTAGCCGGAAGAAATATCAGACCATTGACAGCCAACAGCATCCGGTTTCAGGCAACCGTACAAACTGACAATACCAAAAAGTACCGACTTGTGGCCATTGCAAATGCAAGGGCAGCAGTCAATTCAAATTCAATTGATTATACTGTCGGAACTGCCAAAGCAAGTATACTAGATAAGCTGCTGATCGATAAGCCAGGGGTATGGAACACCACTTCCTCTGCAGACTACAGCCCCCTGCCTATGTGGGGAGAATCACTGCCAGATCTGAGCATCACCGGCAGCACAGGTACGATCGCACTGAATATGCTCAGAAGTCAGGCCAGAGTAGATGTAAAAGTTGAACCTACTTTAGCACCAGTATTTAGAATGACCAGCATCAGTGTATATAACAGCAATGCTAACGGAAGGATAGCTCCTGAAGCCAGTAGATATAATGTTGGCGAGAAAAAAGTTACATCTCCGTCTATTCCTACTACTTTGCAAACCAACAGCACTCCACTGGTCTATAATATTTCCAATCCGCTGAAGTCTGAGCAAGAAATCTACCTTTTTGAAAAGGCTGCAGCATCCGCAGGCGTGTCGGGAGCTCTTTCGCTCATTATTGGCGGGCATTATGACGGTAGCAGCACAGAAACGTATTACAAACTTGAGTTTCTGTCAGCAGCAGCAACACCCGTACCGCTCGCCGTGTTGCGTAATCACAAATACGTGTTCAACATCAAGGAGGTAAGCGGAGAAGGATATCTAACTAAAGCAGCAGCCTTATCCGGGAAGCCTTCTAATATACAAGGTTCGGTTGTAACCATAAATCTGGGTGATATGCCTGTCATATATTTTGATGAACACTACTATCTGGCAATGCAGACAGATCTGGTTAATTTCATGACTAGTCAAGGCACAGGCCAATTTTATAAAATAAAAACAGATTTTCCGGGTGGCTGGACGTGGGAAAGTGATCAGCCTTCCTGGCTTAGTATGAATCCCCATATTAATGGGGGTAATGAGGGGGCTAATATTATCGTTGGCCTTCTTCCTGGTATTGGTGACAATCCCAGACACGGAATCCTCACCATTACGGCCGGCAAGATCAGGGCCAGAATAAAGGTATATCAGGGATATGGTACAAATCCGCTGCCGGATATACCCTGA
- a CDS encoding BACON domain-containing protein, translating to MMSRFDLLICLFILTTLSGCKKIDIPNKETKPDEQQVTLRLLMPQNSSNLGTYAISEIDQNSIHGLDVLAFRVADDGKEYYAYHKKAVLLRPGDNATTIDFHVDLLKSTDKFRFVLIANAATQLQTALNGLAANAEKETLMTRMEYGVTTKWNAGSSGNFTPLPMWGESMMIDGINNNTQKFSVNMLRSLAAIDVKVTANDFVMTQVYVYNMSGKGLIAPVGGNYDAAEYKVKAPSIPAGTNKLVAQPYTSATNTLAGEIFLFESTAPGNTGDSNATGLVIAGKYAGSSDITYYRVELTDDQQKLLPVLRNHRYAIDITKVHAAGFSSQALAWASKPVNMTATVTAWNETSVADANIPAVQYLKVAIPKVELSGLQGQTTFTIWTNAPTPAVNLDLPTWLVKLDEDRDGDKITYSFHVDENNSATAVRSSTIGVRVGSIIGKLEVKQGARPIDLGSGFGFYVFAGDVPDAGFWYKVANVEKSISSPLDASLTQKSGDPYPESCVAIWGQGARLPTFTELRQLMPTDANARKEIYKTISDAGGTALLDNAIDLWIYMSSSARPFYADQYRAIKAGGAAEENFYSKSGGWNNQWYGNSRGRCVLSK from the coding sequence ATGATGTCCAGATTTGATTTATTAATCTGTCTCTTTATTCTTACGACTTTATCAGGCTGTAAAAAGATTGATATTCCAAATAAAGAAACTAAGCCTGACGAACAGCAGGTCACCCTGCGTTTGCTAATGCCGCAAAATAGCAGCAATCTGGGTACCTATGCCATCAGCGAGATCGATCAGAACAGTATCCACGGCTTAGATGTACTGGCTTTCCGTGTGGCCGATGACGGAAAGGAATACTATGCTTATCACAAGAAGGCGGTATTATTACGTCCCGGTGACAATGCAACAACGATAGACTTCCATGTGGATCTGCTCAAGAGTACAGACAAATTTCGTTTTGTGCTCATTGCCAATGCAGCAACACAACTGCAGACCGCCCTTAACGGTCTGGCCGCCAATGCCGAAAAGGAAACGTTGATGACCCGTATGGAGTATGGGGTCACGACCAAATGGAATGCCGGCAGTTCCGGTAATTTTACTCCGCTGCCTATGTGGGGAGAGAGTATGATGATCGATGGTATCAACAACAATACTCAGAAATTTAGTGTGAACATGCTCAGAAGTCTGGCCGCCATAGATGTGAAGGTGACGGCCAATGATTTTGTGATGACACAGGTGTATGTATACAATATGTCCGGCAAAGGTCTAATAGCACCTGTTGGGGGTAACTACGATGCCGCTGAATATAAGGTCAAGGCTCCCAGCATACCTGCAGGCACAAACAAGCTTGTAGCCCAGCCTTATACATCGGCTACAAATACGTTGGCAGGCGAAATCTTTCTTTTTGAAAGTACGGCACCGGGCAATACAGGTGACAGTAATGCGACAGGACTGGTTATAGCAGGCAAGTATGCCGGTAGTAGTGACATTACCTATTATCGTGTGGAACTCACCGATGATCAGCAAAAGCTGCTGCCTGTACTGCGCAACCACCGATACGCCATTGACATTACAAAAGTACATGCCGCAGGTTTCTCCAGCCAAGCACTGGCCTGGGCCAGTAAACCTGTAAATATGACAGCCACCGTAACCGCCTGGAATGAAACCTCAGTAGCTGACGCAAATATACCAGCTGTACAGTACCTAAAGGTAGCTATCCCAAAAGTAGAACTGAGCGGTTTGCAGGGCCAAACAACTTTCACCATATGGACCAATGCGCCTACGCCTGCGGTAAACCTGGATTTGCCAACGTGGCTGGTTAAACTGGACGAAGACAGGGATGGTGATAAAATTACCTACTCGTTTCATGTCGACGAAAATAACAGTGCGACGGCAGTACGGTCGTCAACTATTGGTGTGCGGGTGGGTAGTATCATTGGAAAGCTAGAAGTAAAACAGGGGGCCAGGCCTATTGATCTGGGGTCCGGTTTCGGCTTTTATGTATTTGCTGGAGATGTGCCCGATGCCGGATTTTGGTATAAGGTGGCAAATGTAGAAAAAAGCATTTCTTCACCATTGGACGCATCTTTAACACAGAAATCAGGAGACCCTTATCCTGAGAGTTGTGTGGCTATTTGGGGACAAGGTGCCAGGTTACCTACGTTCACTGAACTTAGGCAGTTAATGCCAACTGATGCTAATGCACGTAAAGAAATATATAAGACTATTAGTGATGCCGGCGGAACAGCCCTATTGGATAACGCTATTGATCTGTGGATATATATGTCTTCCTCTGCCAGACCCTTTTATGCAGATCAATACAGAGCGATTAAAGCAGGCGGTGCAGCAGAGGAAAATTTTTATAGTAAATCCGGAGGATGGAATAATCAGTGGTATGGAAATTCCAGAGGTCGATGTGTACTATCTAAATAA
- a CDS encoding Mfa1 family fimbria major subunit (Members of this family are fimbrial shaft proteins (major subunit proteins), found in the Bacteriodetes. The family is named for Mfa1 from Porphyromonas gingivalis, and is related to but distinct from the family of FimA from the species.) has translation MNNKLTTKRMSMKKYALIALAGLTLAACKKQGGEIPTVNPEEGKDASLSLSITSAANIGTYASTVGSDDGTDNEKKVNTVDVFLYSEEGSLTPAGYERFSGTDANLSTPKKIKTKTGRKRIYIGINLPQSLVNMLKAGYSAMENPYDVNMAQLATPNDGLMMFSQSVTSLDIKEGDDPDNKVTIPVARLLAKAGVLQGSNLSLTDIQGGTVSNLQYTLAQCNKKIVVGQLYDFKDANWAYINPFVSGIDGALTAEYQANFTAVLNTDYKAVDASNTENKNLKTVYMPENTAENPAPTQVTYIQVRAKFTPTKLEDGATPNADGTFYVMFGQIGTNDALHQLYFADKTKAEAEAAKTDYNNGTVQRSVVLTYNQGYCYFRLYLNEDKVAGATKLGILRNTFFKAQITKINGLGTPLEGQIPGTPGTPGNPGGNVKPPKPVDPTQPVNPGNLDANIQATITITPWTLITSEHEI, from the coding sequence ATGAATAATAAATTAACAACAAAAAGAATGAGTATGAAAAAGTATGCACTTATTGCACTTGCAGGGCTGACCCTTGCAGCATGTAAAAAACAGGGTGGGGAAATCCCTACCGTCAACCCGGAGGAGGGCAAAGATGCCAGCCTGAGCCTGAGCATTACCTCAGCTGCCAATATCGGCACCTATGCATCTACGGTAGGAAGTGATGACGGTACCGATAACGAAAAAAAAGTCAATACTGTGGATGTATTCCTGTACAGTGAAGAAGGAAGCCTCACCCCGGCCGGATACGAAAGATTTAGCGGAACAGATGCCAACCTCTCTACCCCAAAAAAAATCAAAACAAAGACCGGTAGAAAAAGAATATATATAGGTATCAACCTCCCTCAGTCGCTGGTCAATATGCTAAAGGCCGGTTACTCCGCTATGGAGAATCCTTATGACGTTAATATGGCACAACTGGCAACGCCTAATGACGGTCTCATGATGTTCAGTCAGTCCGTAACTTCTCTGGATATCAAAGAAGGTGATGATCCGGACAACAAGGTCACCATCCCGGTAGCACGTCTGCTGGCAAAAGCTGGCGTATTGCAAGGCAGCAACCTGTCCCTCACTGACATACAGGGCGGAACAGTATCTAATCTGCAGTATACCCTGGCACAATGTAACAAGAAGATCGTTGTGGGACAGCTATACGACTTCAAAGATGCAAACTGGGCTTATATTAATCCATTTGTTTCGGGTATCGATGGTGCTTTAACAGCTGAATATCAAGCTAACTTCACAGCCGTACTCAACACAGACTATAAGGCTGTAGACGCAAGTAATACAGAGAACAAAAACCTCAAGACCGTATATATGCCGGAGAATACAGCCGAAAACCCTGCTCCGACACAGGTCACCTATATACAGGTAAGAGCTAAATTCACCCCGACAAAACTGGAAGACGGAGCTACACCAAATGCAGACGGCACGTTCTATGTCATGTTCGGACAAATAGGAACAAACGATGCGCTGCATCAGTTGTACTTCGCAGATAAGACAAAAGCAGAGGCCGAAGCCGCTAAAACGGACTACAACAACGGAACCGTACAACGTAGTGTCGTTCTCACCTATAATCAGGGCTACTGCTACTTCCGTCTGTATCTCAATGAAGATAAGGTGGCCGGAGCAACCAAACTGGGCATACTCCGCAATACATTCTTCAAGGCGCAGATTACCAAGATCAATGGACTGGGTACACCATTAGAAGGGCAGATACCGGGAACTCCGGGCACTCCCGGCAATCCGGGTGGTAACGTAAAACCGCCAAAACCTGTCGATCCTACACAACCGGTTAATCCGGGTAACCTGGACGCTAATATTCAGGCAACCATCACCATCACACCATGGACGCTGATCACCAGTGAACATGAAATATAA